Proteins encoded within one genomic window of Gigantopelta aegis isolate Gae_Host chromosome 2, Gae_host_genome, whole genome shotgun sequence:
- the LOC121378406 gene encoding sperm-associated antigen 8-like codes for MSVLNDGRNEIRINNSDAKCLLENWVEERVVQSLYPDDEVEKTGNKAQLFRSGNQGLLTNDLNAKAENLTVVRDTYRPPTKPPVRQRGQKEELMELMFLEQVVNEMKSNAVDPEREVEEYKSITMKDFNKDDFVSVPPAPTACHDYKTEQPITFWSEHRDKVTGVSQTKTDSAFRKNDAFSKPIDEYWNEPAPYEQEEYPKM; via the exons ATGAGTGTTCTAAATGATGGACGGAATGAAATCCGAATTAACAATTCTGACGCAAAATGTCTGTTAGAAAATTGGGTTGAGGAG cgaGTGGTTCAAAGTCTTTATCCAGATGATGAAGTTGAAAAGACAGGAAACAAGGCTCAACTCTTTCGTAGTGGAAACCAAGGGCTGTTAACTAATGACTTAAATGCAAAAGCAGAAAATTTAACAGTTGTTCGAGACACGTACAGACCTCCAACGAAACCACCTGTCCGGCAAAGAG GTCAAAAAGAAGAACTTATGGAACTAATGTTTCTTGAACAAGTTGT taaCGAAATGAAGTCAAATGCTGTCGATCCAGAACGGGAAGTTGAGGAGTATAAATCGATCACTATGAAAGATTTCAACAAAGATGATTTTGTCTCTGTCCCACCAGCGCCCACAGCT tgtcaCGATTATAAAACTGAACAACCAATAACATTTTGGTCGGAGCACAGAGACAAAGTGACG GGCGTTTCTCAAACTAAGACAGATTCAGCGTTCAGGAAAAACGATGCATTCAGTAAACCTATTGATGAATACTGGAACGAACCTGCACCATATGAACAAGAGGAATATCCAAAAATGTGA